In the Phenylobacterium soli genome, TCGGCAAGCGCGGCGACCTGCACGCCCGCCGCATCGCCATCAGCCGCGTCCGTGACGTGGAGCAGGTGGGCAAGCTGTTCGCGGTCCTCGGCCCGCGCTACGCCGAGCGCAACGGCGGCTACGTCCGCGTCCTTAAGGCGGGCTTCCGCCATGGCGACAACGCCCCGCTGGCGGTCATCGAGTTCGTCGACCGCGACCCGGCTGAGAAGGGCAAGGACTCCGGTCCGGTCGCCGAGGCGAACTTCTCCGCCGAAGACTAAGGTTTCAGGACCAGCCGGTCCTACGGGCCCCGGACGGCAACGTCCGGGGCTTTTCGTTTGCGCGAGAGGGCCAGCCACAAGAGCCAGGCGGCCGCCGCCGCCAGGCTGACGAGCGTCCCCGCGCGCTCCACGGGCAGGGTGACGCGGGTGACGCTGTGGCCGAGCGGGATGACAGGCCCCGGCCAGGGCCGGCCATCCACGCGCCAGATCGGGAAGTTGAAACGGTCGGCCGGCAGGAAGCGCTCGGGGCGCGGCAGGCGGTCGTAACCCGTCAGGCCCTTCGGGGCGGTCCCCGGCGGCATGTACTCCGGCGCGTCCTGCAGGGTCCGCTCGATCGCCTTCAGGCGCTGCGGCGCATTGGCGGCCGGCACCAGGATGGCGGCGTAGGTGGCGCTGGCGGTCCAGGCGATCACGGCGAGGCCGACGCCGAGCCTCAGCCACGCGCGAGGCGGCGGGGCGAGGGCGAGGGCGGTGACGACCGCGAACTCGGCGATGGCGAGGGCGCGGAACGGGAACTGCACCT is a window encoding:
- the rplQ gene encoding 50S ribosomal protein L17, which gives rise to MRHGKAYRKLGRTTAHRTAMFANMAASLIKHEQIVTTLPKAKELRPFVEKLVTLGKRGDLHARRIAISRVRDVEQVGKLFAVLGPRYAERNGGYVRVLKAGFRHGDNAPLAVIEFVDRDPAEKGKDSGPVAEANFSAED